One Thermodesulfobacteriota bacterium DNA window includes the following coding sequences:
- the atpH gene encoding ATP synthase F1 subunit delta, which produces MSKTAVARRYARALIEVGTEGKADEKFGDELKELVAVFSESPVLYRVLLNPMYKLEERVDMAGEVADRIKVSGEVKRFLAILVEGRKVKLIEEISKAYARMEDELTGRLRVTVESPFEMDKAARSAVAERLKAETKKEVILTCEKNPTLIGGLVVRVGNTIMDGSLRTQLERVKQKMLEGVA; this is translated from the coding sequence ATGAGTAAAACCGCCGTCGCCAGGAGATACGCCCGGGCCCTTATAGAGGTCGGGACCGAAGGGAAGGCAGACGAGAAGTTCGGCGACGAGCTCAAGGAGCTCGTCGCTGTCTTTAGTGAGAGCCCCGTACTCTACCGTGTACTCCTGAACCCCATGTACAAGCTCGAAGAGAGGGTCGATATGGCCGGTGAGGTTGCCGATCGCATAAAGGTCTCCGGGGAGGTCAAGAGGTTCCTGGCCATACTGGTCGAGGGGCGCAAGGTAAAGCTCATCGAGGAGATATCGAAGGCGTACGCGAGGATGGAGGACGAGCTTACCGGAAGGCTCAGGGTAACGGTCGAGTCGCCTTTCGAGATGGATAAGGCCGCGCGCAGCGCCGTAGCCGAACGGCTCAAGGCGGAGACGAAAAAAGAGGTCATACTCACCTGCGAGAAGAACCCGACCCTCATAGGCGGGCTTGTCGTAAGGGTGGGCAATACTATAATGGACGGGAGTTTGAGGACGCAGCTCGAACGCGTAAAGCAAAAAATGCTGGAAGGAGTGGCTTAA
- a CDS encoding fructose 1,6-bisphosphatase, translated as MLTLSMVKADVGGMVGHTSVHPDLFDTARERLGRAKKQGALTDFHLLRCGDDMGILLAHREGEESGEIHELAWNTLVACGRVAKGLKLHDAGEDLIGEEFHGSLTGMGPAVAEIEFTERKSEPVIVYMTDKAASGAWNLPFFKVFADPFNSSGLVDDPVMISGFSFRVTDVRDDSHIMLSCPEELHYLLSLIGFTSRYAITATHRNSDMEQASAASARIPIKRHAGGGGGDDPVALVRCENGFPSVGEVLEPFAFPHLVEGWLGGSHTGPLMPVPFYEANPTRSGGPPRVIAAGFQLSNGRLLGPHDMFDDPGFDGARRLSGRVGDYMRGHGPFQPHRMPEERMEYGTLPSVVERLKGRFEREKKKGKGKVHKFKGLYQ; from the coding sequence ATGCTTACGTTAAGTATGGTCAAGGCGGACGTCGGGGGGATGGTGGGACACACGAGCGTCCACCCCGACCTCTTCGATACCGCCAGAGAGAGGCTTGGCCGCGCAAAGAAACAGGGCGCCTTAACGGACTTCCACCTCTTGAGGTGCGGGGACGACATGGGAATCCTGCTGGCCCACAGAGAGGGGGAAGAAAGCGGGGAAATTCACGAGCTTGCGTGGAACACGCTCGTAGCCTGCGGCCGGGTCGCTAAGGGGCTGAAGCTCCACGACGCCGGAGAGGACCTCATCGGGGAGGAGTTCCACGGCAGCCTTACGGGCATGGGGCCGGCGGTGGCGGAGATCGAGTTCACGGAGAGGAAGAGCGAGCCGGTCATCGTATACATGACGGACAAGGCCGCCTCCGGGGCGTGGAACCTCCCGTTTTTCAAGGTGTTCGCCGACCCGTTCAACAGCTCGGGCCTTGTGGACGACCCGGTCATGATAAGCGGTTTTTCCTTCAGGGTCACCGACGTTAGAGATGACAGCCACATTATGCTTTCCTGCCCCGAAGAGCTCCACTACCTCCTGTCGCTCATAGGCTTCACCTCAAGGTACGCGATAACGGCGACACACAGGAACTCGGACATGGAGCAGGCCTCGGCGGCGTCGGCCCGTATACCCATAAAGAGACACGCGGGCGGGGGGGGCGGGGACGATCCGGTCGCGCTCGTAAGGTGCGAGAACGGCTTCCCATCCGTGGGCGAGGTGCTGGAGCCCTTCGCCTTCCCCCACCTTGTCGAGGGGTGGCTCGGGGGCTCGCATACCGGCCCGCTTATGCCCGTCCCCTTCTACGAGGCCAACCCCACGAGGTCCGGCGGCCCCCCGAGGGTTATCGCCGCCGGGTTCCAGCTCTCCAACGGCCGCCTCCTGGGCCCGCACGACATGTTCGACGACCCTGGCTTCGACGGCGCCCGAAGGCTTTCGGGCAGGGTCGGCGACTACATGCGCGGCCACGGCCCGTTCCAGCCCCACCGCATGCCCGAGGAGCGGATGGAGTACGGCACCCTGCCCTCGGTCGTCGAGAGGCTCAAAGGCCGGTTCGAGAGAGAGAAAAAGAAGGGAAAAGGGAAAGTACATAAGTTCAAGGGGCTTTATCAGTGA
- a CDS encoding BCAM0308 family protein: MTKGNGKHLRSSTKKSIDTEKDPYLLKEAPKDMAACNKCGAVYHNKRWSLPDKVTEAKPSVKVLCPACQKIKDGFAGGFVSIRGEFAREHAEEIVNLIRNKEERAMYHNPLDRIIDIKRKKGEMEVTTTTEKLAQRIGQVLHKSFSGKVEYKWGSDVKMARVVWTR; this comes from the coding sequence ATGACAAAAGGCAACGGAAAACACCTAAGGAGCAGCACGAAGAAGTCGATAGACACGGAAAAGGATCCGTACCTTCTCAAAGAGGCCCCCAAAGACATGGCGGCCTGCAATAAGTGCGGGGCCGTATACCACAACAAAAGATGGAGCCTGCCCGATAAGGTCACCGAAGCGAAACCTTCCGTAAAGGTCCTCTGCCCGGCCTGCCAGAAGATAAAGGACGGCTTTGCCGGAGGCTTCGTCTCCATACGCGGGGAGTTCGCCAGGGAGCACGCCGAAGAGATAGTGAACCTCATAAGGAACAAGGAAGAACGCGCCATGTACCACAACCCGCTCGACCGGATAATCGACATAAAGAGAAAGAAGGGAGAGATGGAGGTGACGACCACCACGGAAAAGCTCGCCCAGAGGATCGGGCAGGTGCTCCACAAGAGCTTTAGCGGCAAGGTCGAGTACAAGTGGGGTTCGGACGTGAAGATGGCGCGCGTGGTGTGGACAAGATAG
- a CDS encoding ATP synthase F0 subunit B — MMDLDHTLIFQIVAYFALLFVLNRILFQPVISVIEERKKRTEGALKDAEDTESKVAEGVRDYERRLKEAVVRGQEARAAVRQEALSKEKAVMEAARVEANAEVGKVRTRIEKDGASALTQLKKDARGISKSVAEKIIDRKVIAGIALVLAFLPSLVLAANGGGGGHEEGSAIPWKFINFCVLLVGLYLVWRKWIKGFLEQRTEDIRTAIEDAERAKAEAEAKQKEYEEKLGLLDKKVEEIHAGLKLGGEAEREKILKEAAEAAAKLKEQAKLTAEQEVKKAKLSLQKELARLSVEMAGEILSKEINPEDQKKLMKDYLERLKLN; from the coding sequence ATGATGGATCTCGACCACACACTAATCTTTCAGATAGTGGCTTACTTTGCCCTGCTTTTCGTGCTGAACCGCATCCTCTTCCAGCCCGTTATATCGGTGATCGAGGAGAGGAAGAAGCGGACCGAGGGGGCCTTGAAGGACGCCGAGGACACGGAGAGCAAGGTCGCCGAAGGGGTTCGGGACTACGAGAGGCGCCTTAAGGAGGCGGTGGTCCGGGGGCAGGAGGCGAGGGCGGCGGTGAGGCAGGAGGCGTTAAGTAAGGAAAAGGCCGTTATGGAGGCCGCGAGAGTCGAGGCGAACGCCGAGGTCGGCAAGGTGAGGACCAGGATCGAAAAGGACGGCGCCTCGGCGCTCACGCAGCTCAAGAAAGACGCCAGGGGCATCTCAAAGAGCGTGGCGGAGAAGATAATCGACAGGAAGGTTATAGCGGGCATTGCGCTTGTTTTGGCTTTTCTGCCCTCCCTGGTCCTGGCCGCCAACGGTGGGGGTGGGGGGCACGAAGAAGGCAGCGCGATACCCTGGAAGTTTATTAACTTCTGCGTCCTCCTTGTCGGGCTCTACCTTGTATGGAGGAAGTGGATAAAGGGTTTCCTCGAGCAGAGGACCGAGGATATAAGGACGGCCATAGAAGATGCGGAGCGGGCCAAGGCCGAGGCCGAGGCGAAGCAAAAGGAGTATGAAGAGAAGCTCGGCCTCCTGGATAAAAAGGTGGAAGAGATACATGCCGGATTGAAGCTCGGGGGCGAGGCCGAGAGGGAGAAGATATTGAAGGAGGCCGCGGAGGCCGCCGCTAAGTTGAAGGAGCAGGCGAAGCTCACCGCCGAGCAGGAGGTGAAGAAGGCGAAGTTGTCGCTCCAGAAAGAGCTCGCCCGGCTCTCGGTGGAGATGGCCGGGGAAATACTCTCGAAGGAGATAAACCCCGAAGACCAGAAGAAACTCATGAAAGACTATCTGGAGAGGTTAAAACTTAACTGA